In a genomic window of Ignavibacteria bacterium:
- a CDS encoding AIPR family protein, giving the protein MTTKICTAFLVQNVRTDLHTKINEDIEATYVGDPDHFWMFNNGVYITCSRAHISGDLFTLHSPSVINGGQTVASVFNSAKTSDAQVLIRICEVDVQRENNLLRNVILRTNTQNPVKPYNLVAHDRTMLNIARYLDRFKIYFERRESEWKNIDRSAYHEYEVVDIRSLTQWMATLTSTSNIGTARQSVSKLFDREVFNKIFSSYETDDYTSPAYTQLAVCVWVGKLVDSWIKSIPTAHKLKKKNSQVAKLIIFYSCLDACRKVRFDVERATDMLSGHQFGRNDLPASIKKALAELRDSIEKSASKHYPEEQLDILTKSKEAKELLTYAYAGKVATNLQQAIKRDGTAVR; this is encoded by the coding sequence TTGACAACTAAGATCTGCACCGCCTTTTTGGTTCAGAATGTCCGTACCGATCTCCACACGAAGATCAATGAGGATATCGAGGCAACATATGTTGGTGATCCCGACCACTTTTGGATGTTCAATAACGGTGTTTACATCACGTGCAGCAGGGCTCACATCTCGGGTGATCTATTTACGCTTCACTCGCCCTCAGTTATCAATGGTGGCCAGACCGTTGCATCTGTATTCAATTCGGCAAAGACATCTGATGCCCAGGTCCTCATCCGAATATGCGAAGTAGATGTTCAAAGAGAGAACAATCTGCTACGTAATGTGATCCTAAGGACCAATACGCAGAACCCTGTAAAACCCTACAACCTAGTCGCACATGACCGTACGATGTTGAACATCGCGCGCTATTTGGATCGCTTCAAGATCTACTTCGAACGTCGTGAGTCAGAGTGGAAAAATATTGATCGCAGTGCTTACCACGAATACGAAGTCGTTGACATTAGGAGTCTCACACAGTGGATGGCTACACTTACAAGCACGTCAAATATTGGCACTGCAAGACAAAGCGTCTCTAAACTCTTTGATCGTGAAGTGTTTAACAAGATTTTCAGTTCATATGAGACAGATGATTACACTTCACCCGCATACACACAACTTGCAGTTTGTGTGTGGGTAGGGAAGTTGGTGGACAGTTGGATAAAGTCTATCCCCACAGCTCACAAATTGAAGAAGAAGAACTCTCAAGTGGCGAAACTCATCATTTTCTATTCTTGTCTAGATGCGTGCAGAAAAGTTCGATTCGATGTAGAAAGAGCGACAGATATGCTAAGCGGTCATCAGTTCGGACGAAACGATCTTCCCGCGAGCATAAAAAAGGCTCTTGCAGAATTGCGTGACTCCATTGAGAAGAGCGCAAGTAAGCACTATCCCGAAGAACAGTTAGACATCTTGACTAAATCAAAGGAAGCCAAAGAACTCTTGACTTATGCATACGCAGGGAAGGTCGCGACAAACCTACAGCAGGCTATAAAGCGGGATGGAACGGCGGTGCGGTAG